One Deltaproteobacteria bacterium genomic window carries:
- a CDS encoding 4-hydroxy-tetrahydrodipicolinate reductase, whose product MARVVVCGAMGRMGRAIISALSERPFGLVLSGAVEASGHPLLGQDAFEAAGAGKAGVPVTADFPKALASADVAIDFTHASNSVEHARLAAEAGKALVIGSTGLSPEQQAAVKDAAKRIPCVLSPNMSVGVNLMFQVAADVAKVLGDDYDVEIVEVHHRFKKDSPSGTAVKLADSVAEALGRDMKDSGVYGRKGMVGERTKKEIGVFAVRAGDVVGEHTLVFGGIGERFEITHRAHSRDTFARGAVRAAAWVAGKPNGLYDMRAVLGFGAK is encoded by the coding sequence ATGGCCCGGGTCGTCGTCTGCGGAGCGATGGGAAGGATGGGGAGGGCCATAATTTCGGCGCTTTCGGAACGGCCGTTCGGCCTCGTGCTATCCGGAGCAGTGGAAGCCTCGGGGCATCCTCTCCTCGGCCAGGACGCCTTCGAGGCGGCGGGGGCCGGGAAAGCAGGCGTGCCCGTGACCGCGGATTTTCCCAAGGCGCTCGCCTCGGCCGACGTCGCGATAGATTTCACGCATGCATCCAATTCCGTGGAGCATGCCCGCCTGGCCGCGGAAGCGGGGAAAGCGCTCGTAATCGGAAGCACCGGCCTTTCGCCGGAGCAGCAGGCGGCGGTGAAGGACGCCGCGAAACGCATTCCCTGCGTTCTTTCACCGAACATGAGCGTCGGCGTCAACCTGATGTTCCAGGTAGCGGCCGACGTCGCGAAAGTGCTGGGAGACGACTACGACGTGGAGATAGTAGAGGTCCACCACCGGTTCAAGAAGGATTCCCCTTCCGGCACCGCCGTTAAACTGGCGGATTCGGTCGCGGAGGCCCTCGGCCGCGACATGAAGGATTCCGGCGTGTACGGCAGGAAAGGGATGGTCGGGGAGCGCACGAAGAAGGAGATCGGGGTGTTCGCGGTGAGAGCGGGAGACGTCGTCGGCGAGCACACCCTCGTTTTCGGCGGGATCGGCGAACGGTTCGAGATCACCCATCGCGCCCACAGCCGCGATACGTTCGCCCGCGGTGCGGTCCGGGCAGCGGCCTGGGTGGCCGGAAAGCCCAACGGCCTGTACGACATGCGGGCCGTGCTCGGGTTTGGCGCTAAATGA